The sequence GCATTGATTGATCGAACCTCGCGAATATCCTCGACGCGGGTGCTGAGGCGGTCGGCCCCCGGGGAAAGTCCCACCAACCCCCAACGGGTAGCCAGGGCGGAATACTCGACGAGAATGCGCCCCTCCCGGTCGATCTCCATAAAAAAGGAGTTTCTCGCTCCGGCCGGGCGGACCGAAGCCACATCCAGCCAGCTGATGGCGACCCGGCCTTTTTCCTGATGCACAAAAACTCCACTGGAGTTCGCCCGTCCCGGGAGCAGTTCGTTCCAGAGACCCGCCATGACGGGCGGGCCCGACATCACGGCGGCGAGAAGATTACCCGGTGCATTGGCTCGAGCAGCACTGCCAACCTGCCAATTCGCCCCGAACGCGATCGCCCCGTGCGGGTGGACCCAAATAGAATCATGGGAACGTCCATAAAATCGGATCGGTCGCTTCAGATCGACACGGATCGGCGCGGCCTCTCCCGGAGAGAAACCCAGCGCGGTACCCAGCGTGCGGTTACGGCGGCGTGCCGCGCTCTCTTCCGCGACGTAGCCCCCCGACGCACGCGGGCGAAATACCAGCCTTCGATTCTCCAGCGGCAGAGGATTCGCCGCATCAAGAATACGGCCATCATCTTCGACAACCAGGACGTGCCCAAAACGCTCCGCTCGGACGGAAGATGCGAGAGCCACCGACAAACCCATCGCTACGAAGAACAAGACCGCGAGACGGGTTGTTCGAATTTTCATATGCGAAGAGATTTTCATACCGACGTTTGGCTGGACCCCCTCGGGAATCAGCAAGATTATCCCACATCGGACGTGCTGTTGTGAGCTTTTTTTGCCCCGCAACCGCCATGGCAACAGCCCTGCTGATCATCGCCGGAGAGGAGCGATCGAGAAGCAAACCGCCAGCTATGGAGAACCCGTCGAAAAATTTGGCCGGTGCCTGAAATTTTCAGGGCCATCTCGGGCCCCATGGTTCTAGGGACGTAGTTTTTTCGCCACGACGTAAAGCTCGGAGGAATGCTGACGCGTTGTGTCCAATTTGACCGTTTTGACCCCGAGAAAGGTCCCTCGTAACTCCTGAATCAAGCCCTCATATTCAGCATCCATGAACAACTTCGCCGCGAAAGAACCTTCCGGGCGCAAAACAACCGGCGCCATCTCGATCGCTGCACGAACCAGTTCGGCGTGTCGAGCTGCATCCGCATGTTTGATACCCGCCAGCTTGGGCGCCATATCGGAAAGCAGGACATCTGCCGGGCCTCCGAGGAGACCTCGCAAGGATTCTCTGACGGTTGGGTCGCGCGCATCCCCTTGCAGAATTTCCACATTACTTCCGGGGAGCGCTTCCGATTCCGCAAGGTCCACGCCGACCACGCGACCGCTGGGCCCAACCAGCCGGGAAGCGATCTGCAACCAGGCGCCAGGCCAACATCCGAGATCCACCACCCGCATGCCCGGGCGAAAGAGTTTCTGGCGCTTGTGTAATTCTTCGAGCTTGTAGCCCGCACGCGACCGCAGACCCTCCTTCTTGGCCTTGCGATAGTGTATATCTTTACGGTCGTATTTCGGCACCACGAAATCAGCTTATTGGTTGGAGAAGAAAATAACTCCCGGCTCGTTCGCGATTGCGTATTCTTCGGTCAGATAGGGATTGTATGCCTGGTCACCAACCAGGTATCTCCCGAAGAATGCACCTGCGTAGAAATTCTGCGCTCGCAAGGCAATATCGATATCCAGAGCCGGCGGCTCACATGTGGCCTCATACGGACCGATCAGAGCTGATGCCCCGATCGAAGGCCAGGTTTCCTTGGTCAAGCCGATGCTGGTCAGCCAATCGCCGATCTGACAGATATTGGCGAAGTGCGTATGTGTCGCGCCCAAAACCGAAACGCCGAAAAGAACGTCACTCGAGGCCAAAGCGAGCGTTCGCTCCTGTTGCTCGATAAGCGGATCGAGTGTCCCGCAGAGAAAGAGGGCCGGGATGTCCAGCCTGCTGAGTTCCGCGTCCGTAATTTCCCGATTCGCGGCAGCAATTGGCATAATCGCGACAACTCGGGGGTCGGGGGCCTGATTGCGGAAGCCGGTTGCGACCGACGTCGCGGTAAAACCACCGTAGGAGTGCCCCATCACGCCGACCTGCTTGGTGTTGACGACATTATGAAAGGCGTCCTCGGTATCGGTGCAGCGCGAGTGCATGAAGTCGATCACCGCAGAGATATCCGGGGCTCGATCACCGCCCGGATCCGTCGAACTTCTATCGCTGTTGGTATTGCCTGTGTGTTCCGGAGCCACCACCACAAATCCTCGACTTGCCAAATATTCCATCAAGGGCAGCGACTGCGTATTGATCCCACCAAAGCCGTGCGAGAATACCAGCATCGGCCATTCCCTTGCCGGGTCCGGCTTGGCATCTCGATAGGCGATCTCGGAAGTAATCCCGGTATCCCCCTGTAGGGGATAAACAGTGAATTCCAGATTGGCGTCCGGCACGGCCGGGTACCAGAGGTCGATCGGCAACCGGCGATCGCCGCGCGAGGAATCCGTGACGACGTCCACCGTATGACCTACCGTATAGGACCCGAGCTCATCAGGTGGCACGAACGCAATTGGATCCCCGTCCGACGAGCCCCCGCAGGAAGCCAAAAGCAGAGCGAGGGCGGGAAGCAAAATTCCACCAGAGAGACGTTTGATTTTTTTCATCAGATAGATTCCTTCCGGACGGCCAATCCAACCGGGGCAGCCTTCACAGGGTTGCCCTTATTATGTAAGACCGTCGTGTGCGCCGACAGGAGTCCAACATTACGGATCTCGCCTCCGAGGTCCAGACGAAAGGCGATAAACCGTCCCGTGCACATCGTGATGATCGGGCGCCAATGAACTTCGCGTTCCCCAAAGGACAGGACGACGAAACGTGCTCGATCTCGATTCGCTGAACCCGCAACAATCCGAAGCCGTGCGCCACGGTGAGGGTCCCCTGCTCGTCCTCGCGGGAGCGGGGAGTGGAAAAACGCGGGTTTTGACCTACCGGATCGCTCACTTGATCGAGAAGCATGACGTATCGCCCCACGAGATTCTCGCGGTCACCTTCACCAACAAAGCCGCCCGGGAGATGCGTGAGCGATTGGTCGATCTCGTGGGAGACCGGATCTCCGATTTGACCGTCGGAACCTTTCACTCCACGTGCGCGCGATGGCTGCGACGCTATGCACCCAAGCTCGGACTACCGTCGAGTTTTGCGATCTACGATGACGCCGACTCCCTTGCCTTGTGCAAGCGCGCTCTCGAGGAAACCGAGGTCAACGATGAAGAGGTCCCGCCGCGGCTTCTTCGATCGATGATCGATCGAATGAAAAATCAGGCTCTGGATCCGGCAAAGTTGAGTCCGGGGCCCACATGGTCGGAGGGGATGATTCAGGCGGGCCGACGCTATGAAGAACTCCTTCACCAGCTTGGCGCTCTCGATTTCGGTAGCCTCATCACCGGCATGGTTCGATTGCTTACCGAGCACTCCGACGTCCGACGCACATTTCAAAGGCGCTACCGCCACGTACTGGTCGACGAGTATCAGGACGTCAACCATGCCCAGTATCTTTTGATCGACAAGATTTCAGGCTCGAATGGCAACCTCTGCGTGGTTGGTGACGACGACCAATCGATCTACGGATTTCGCGGCGCCAACGTTCGCGCCATTCTGGAGTTCGAACGTGACCATGCAGATGCTCACGTTGTCCGGCTGGAGCAGAACTATCGATCCAAGGGCAATATTCTCGAAGCGGCCGGGGCCGTGATCTCCTGCAATGCCGGACGGCACGGCAAACAACTCTGGACCGACGACGAGGACGGCGAGAAAATTCGTCTCGGCACATTTCCCGATGATCGAGCCGAGGCCCGCTGGGTCACAAGCGAAGTTCTCGACGCACAATCCCGCGGGCGAGACTCCGGCGAGATCGCTATTTTCTACCGCACGAATGCTCAGTCCCGCGTTCTCGAGGAGGAACTGGTGCGTCAGGGCGTACGCTACGTTTTATTAGGAGGTACGCGCTTCTACGACCGGCGCGAGGTCAAAGATGCTCTTGCCTACCTCCGCTCGTTGGTGAACCCCCACGATGACATCAGTCTTTTGCGCATTATCAACACACCGACCCGAGGGATCGGAAATACGACTCAGCAAAAATTATTGCAGGCCGCGCGAGATACCGGACGCTCCATATCTTCGGTGATCGACCTCCTCGAGACGGACCCTTCACTGGTCAATCTCGGAAAAGCGTCTCGCAGCCGCGTTCTTGCCTTCCGCGAATTACTCACAAACCTCCGCGAGAGAGTCGCACAGGCGAGCCTGAGCGGTCTGGTGGAAGGAATTCTGATCGAAAGCGGCTACCTGGAAAGGCTACGTGCCGAAGGAACCCACGAAGCCGAAACCCGTGCCGAAAACCTCGAAGAACTGGTCGGGGCTGCTCACGAAGCCGAAACCGGAGTCGTATACCCCGATACCACGACGGCTATCGAAGCCTTTCTTGAAAGAGCGGCTCTGGTCACGGCCATGGACGAAAACGATGATGGTCGTGGCGCTCTGAGCCTGATGACCCTGCATAACTCGAAGGGCCTCGAGTTCCCGCTGGTTTTCCTCGTCGGGATGGAAGAGGGAGTCTTCCCGCATATTCGCTCGATGGACGAGGGAACCATCGAGGAAGAACGTCGTCTCTGCTATGTCGGCATGACGCGGGCTCGCGAGGAACTCGTGCTGACCCGGGCTCGCCACCGTATCTTGTTTGGCACAAGCCAGAACAACCCGGCTTCGCGCTTCTTGCGCGAGATACCAGCAAGCCTTGTGCAACCAGTGGGTCTGTTCGGTGATGTCCTCGAAGACCTCGAGCCGTCGCCGGTCAAGGAGAGCCTGCAAAAGGGAATTGACCGACTGATCGAGCTCGGAGAACACAGTTCCGAGGAATTGGACACGGACGAGCCTCGGATCGACTACAGTGTCGGCCAGGAATTCAGCGAGGACGTCTCAGCGACCCCGCTGCGCGTGGGGACCGTGGTCAATCACCCCAAATTTGGTGCCGGCGTAGTGCGACGCAAGGAAGGCACCGGTGGGGCCACCAAGCTGACCATCCAATTCGAGCGTTATGGAATCAAGAAGCTGATTGCCCGCTACGCGCCCCTGCAAATCATGGGGCAAGAGGGGCCTTGGCACGGGTAGTGGCACGGGTAATGGCCCGCCTCAGGGCTGAGGATCAGCGGTGCGAACGCTCGGCGATCGTGTCGGAGTTGCCGCCGATGGCCACGCCAGTGGAAAGACCTTCGGAGTAGCTCTCGTAATCGAACCCTTCATGCGGGACATGACCAAAAATCGGCTCCAGATCGTCTTGCGAAACCAGCCGATAAAACGGTCGAGTGAAGAGCCATTCGACTGCGTAACCGATCGGATGCAGAACATAGGCAATGATCCGAAAAGGGTTGGACTGTGAATCATCATAATCGTCCACAGCTCTCGCGGGAGCCGCCAGAAGCATGACAACCATTACGGCCGCAGCAATTTTTCGAAGCATTTTCATGGATATCCTCAATTCTTCTCTTCCTCTCTATCCCACTCGGCGCCATCAGACCACCCCCCAAACGCTCCGGTCCGCCGACTTTCGGAGATGGAGGCGGGATTGCCTGTCCCGGTCGGGCATGTTCTCAAAGAGGTCATGGCTGACCCCAGCGCACCCCGGACGGGCTCCGAGGCCCCCCAAGGCAAGCGCGAGGGGCTTCTCCTTTTGCTGAGAAATGCCCGCGGTGCCTTGCAATTGCTCTTCCGTGCGGACTCGAGGCTGGCGCTATTACTGATCTTTCTCGCCTTCATCGAGGGCCTGCTTCCCGTTGGAATCGCTTGGGTCGGCAAGGAGCTGATCGATGCCGTCGTTGCCTCCGCTACGGGCAGCGCCCCCGATATATCGGGGGCGCTTTTCTGGGTCGCGGTCGAGGCGCTCCTGGTAATTGGCCGCTCGGGAGTCACGCAGCTCAATCAGGTCGCGGAAGTCCAACTCCGTTCGGCCCTCTCTCTTGGCGTCAATACCGCCATTCTCGAGAAGGCCATTCACGTTGGCTACCACAACTTCGAGGATCCCGATTTTCACGACCGCTTGTCGCAGGCCCGACGAGAAGCGAGTTCCCGGCCGCTGGATGTGGTCCGCCAGATTCTCCGCTTCCTTCGATCCTCCCTCACCTTGTCGGGCTATCTGGTTGTCCTCCTCTCCTGGAGTCCCTGGGCCGTGATCATTCTTCTGGGCTCGGCGATACCACCCTTTGTCGCGGAGGCGCGCTTCGGGCGTGAAGCCTTTCGCCTGAATCGATCGCGCATGTTCGAGAAGCGGCGGGCGCAGTATCTGGAATCTCTGATCTCGCGAACCGAGAGCGCCAAGGAAGTAAAACTTTTTTCCTTGAGCTCAATGCTGCTGGATCGATACAGAAAAACTTTTCAACGCTTTCACCGCGAAGACGCCGGCCTCGAGCGGCGGCGCGGCACGGCGGCAATCGCGCTCGGCATTGTCGCCTCCTGTGCTGTCTATGGATGTTACGCCTGGGTGGTGATCGACGCTGCTCGCGGCATCGTTTCGGTTGGCTCCTTGACTCTCTACCTGACCGCCTTTCGTCAAGGACAGAAATCTTTTCAGGACGGACTGCTCTCCCTTGCCCGCCTCTACGAAAACAACCTCTTCATGACCAATCTCTTCGAGTATCTGGAGACACCCGAAGACGAGCCTCACGAAGAAATTCCGTCGCTGACGGACTCGATCTCCGCCGCCGAAGGCATCTCTGTGGAGTTCTCTCAGGTTCGCTTCGGCTACCCGGGCATACCGAGAGACTCGATACAGAACTTGGACCTGAAGATCGCGCCGGGCGAAACGCTTGCGCTGGTGGGCCCCAACGGCGCGGGAAAAACGACTTTCGTGAAACTTCTGGCCGGCCTCTATCGCGCCAACTCGGGCGAAATACGCGTCGGAGGCACACCGATCGAGCAGTTAGGTCCCGCCGGCCTGCGCTCACGAATGGGTATCATCTTTCAGGATTTTGTTCGCTTCCATTTCAGCGCGGCCGACAATATCGGCGTCGGATGGCTTCCGGCCATGGGCGACGAAGATGCCATTCGCAAGGCCGCCCATGAGGGGGGCATCGCAGAAACGCTCGAGGCTCTACCGGACGGATATGCCCAAATC is a genomic window of Candidatus Binatia bacterium containing:
- a CDS encoding RlmE family RNA methyltransferase: MVPKYDRKDIHYRKAKKEGLRSRAGYKLEELHKRQKLFRPGMRVVDLGCWPGAWLQIASRLVGPSGRVVGVDLAESEALPGSNVEILQGDARDPTVRESLRGLLGGPADVLLSDMAPKLAGIKHADAARHAELVRAAIEMAPVVLRPEGSFAAKLFMDAEYEGLIQELRGTFLGVKTVKLDTTRQHSSELYVVAKKLRP
- a CDS encoding 3'-5' exonuclease, translating into MLDLDSLNPQQSEAVRHGEGPLLVLAGAGSGKTRVLTYRIAHLIEKHDVSPHEILAVTFTNKAAREMRERLVDLVGDRISDLTVGTFHSTCARWLRRYAPKLGLPSSFAIYDDADSLALCKRALEETEVNDEEVPPRLLRSMIDRMKNQALDPAKLSPGPTWSEGMIQAGRRYEELLHQLGALDFGSLITGMVRLLTEHSDVRRTFQRRYRHVLVDEYQDVNHAQYLLIDKISGSNGNLCVVGDDDQSIYGFRGANVRAILEFERDHADAHVVRLEQNYRSKGNILEAAGAVISCNAGRHGKQLWTDDEDGEKIRLGTFPDDRAEARWVTSEVLDAQSRGRDSGEIAIFYRTNAQSRVLEEELVRQGVRYVLLGGTRFYDRREVKDALAYLRSLVNPHDDISLLRIINTPTRGIGNTTQQKLLQAARDTGRSISSVIDLLETDPSLVNLGKASRSRVLAFRELLTNLRERVAQASLSGLVEGILIESGYLERLRAEGTHEAETRAENLEELVGAAHEAETGVVYPDTTTAIEAFLERAALVTAMDENDDGRGALSLMTLHNSKGLEFPLVFLVGMEEGVFPHIRSMDEGTIEEERRLCYVGMTRAREELVLTRARHRILFGTSQNNPASRFLREIPASLVQPVGLFGDVLEDLEPSPVKESLQKGIDRLIELGEHSSEELDTDEPRIDYSVGQEFSEDVSATPLRVGTVVNHPKFGAGVVRRKEGTGGATKLTIQFERYGIKKLIARYAPLQIMGQEGPWHG
- a CDS encoding ABC transporter ATP-binding protein, encoding MADPSAPRTGSEAPQGKREGLLLLLRNARGALQLLFRADSRLALLLIFLAFIEGLLPVGIAWVGKELIDAVVASATGSAPDISGALFWVAVEALLVIGRSGVTQLNQVAEVQLRSALSLGVNTAILEKAIHVGYHNFEDPDFHDRLSQARREASSRPLDVVRQILRFLRSSLTLSGYLVVLLSWSPWAVIILLGSAIPPFVAEARFGREAFRLNRSRMFEKRRAQYLESLISRTESAKEVKLFSLSSMLLDRYRKTFQRFHREDAGLERRRGTAAIALGIVASCAVYGCYAWVVIDAARGIVSVGSLTLYLTAFRQGQKSFQDGLLSLARLYENNLFMTNLFEYLETPEDEPHEEIPSLTDSISAAEGISVEFSQVRFGYPGIPRDSIQNLDLKIAPGETLALVGPNGAGKTTFVKLLAGLYRANSGEIRVGGTPIEQLGPAGLRSRMGIIFQDFVRFHFSAADNIGVGWLPAMGDEDAIRKAAHEGGIAETLEALPDGYAQILGRWFGGEELSTGQWQRLALARAFMRPAPLLILDEPTAALDAEAEAEIFARFRTLTANRTTILITNRFANVSFADRIAVLERGVLTELGTHEELMANDATYARMFRLQASGYH
- a CDS encoding alpha/beta fold hydrolase codes for the protein MKKIKRLSGGILLPALALLLASCGGSSDGDPIAFVPPDELGSYTVGHTVDVVTDSSRGDRRLPIDLWYPAVPDANLEFTVYPLQGDTGITSEIAYRDAKPDPAREWPMLVFSHGFGGINTQSLPLMEYLASRGFVVVAPEHTGNTNSDRSSTDPGGDRAPDISAVIDFMHSRCTDTEDAFHNVVNTKQVGVMGHSYGGFTATSVATGFRNQAPDPRVVAIMPIAAANREITDAELSRLDIPALFLCGTLDPLIEQQERTLALASSDVLFGVSVLGATHTHFANICQIGDWLTSIGLTKETWPSIGASALIGPYEATCEPPALDIDIALRAQNFYAGAFFGRYLVGDQAYNPYLTEEYAIANEPGVIFFSNQ